A single region of the Gorilla gorilla gorilla isolate KB3781 chromosome 1, NHGRI_mGorGor1-v2.1_pri, whole genome shotgun sequence genome encodes:
- the LCE1B gene encoding late cornified envelope protein 1B, translating into MSCQQNQQQCQPPPKCIPKCPPKCLTPKCPPKCPPKCPPVSSCCSVSSGGCCGSSSGGSCGSSSGGCCSSGGGGCCLSHHRRRRSHCHRPQSSGCCSQPSGGSSCCGGGSGQHSGGCC; encoded by the coding sequence ATGTCCTGCCAGCAGAACCAGCAGCAGTGCCAGCCCCCTCCCAAGTGCATCCCCAAGTGCCCTCCCAAGTGCCTCACCCCTAAATGCCCCCCAAAGTGTCCCCCTAAGTGTCCTCCAGTCTCTTCCTGCTGCAGTGTCAGCTCCGGAGGCTGCTGTGGCTCCAGCTCTGGGGGCAGCTGTGGCTCCAGCTCTGGGGGTTGCTGCAGTTCTGGGGGAGGTGGCTGCTGCCTGAGCCACCACAGGCGCCGCAGGTCCCACTGCCACAGACCCCAGAGCTCTGGCTGCTGCAGCCAGCCCTCCGGGGGCTCCAGCTGCTGTGGAGGGGGGAGTGGCCAGCACTCTGGAGGCTGCTGCTGA